Proteins co-encoded in one Opisthocomus hoazin isolate bOpiHoa1 chromosome 9, bOpiHoa1.hap1, whole genome shotgun sequence genomic window:
- the ARL4C gene encoding ADP-ribosylation factor-like protein 4C produces MGNISSNISAFQSLHIVMLGLDSAGKTTVLYRLKFNEFVNTVPTIGFNTEKIRLSNGTAKGISCHFWDVGGQEKLRPLWKSYSRCTDGIIYVVDSVDVDRLEEAKTELHKVTKFAENQGTPLLVIANKQDLPKSLPVAEIEKQLALHELTPSTTYHVQPACAIIGEGLTEGMDKLYEMILKRRKALRQKKKR; encoded by the coding sequence aTGGGGAACATCTCCTCCAACATCTCCGCCTTCCAGTCCCTGCACATCGTCATGCTGGGCCTGGACTCGGCCGGGAAGACGACGGTGCTCTACCGGCTGAAGTTCAACGAGTTCGTCAACACCGTGCCCACCATCGGCTTCAACACGGAGAAGATCCGGCTGAGCAACGGGACGGCCAAGGGGATCAGCTGCCACTTCTGGGACGTGGGGGGTCAGGAGAAGCTGCGCCCACTCTGGAAGTCCTACAGCCGCTGCACCGATGGCATCATCTACGTGGTGGACTCGGTGGACGTGGACCGGCTGGAGGAGGCCAAGACGGAGCTGCACAAGGTGACCAAGTTCGCCGAGAACCAGGGCACGCCGCTGCTGGTCATCGCCAACAAGCAGGACCTGCCCAAGTCCCTGCCGGTGGCCGAGATCGAGAAGCAGCTGGCCCTCCACGAGCTGACCCCTTCCACCACCTACCACGTCCAGCCCGCCTGCGCCATCATCGGCGAGGGGCTGACGGAGGGCATGGACAAGCTCTACGAGATGATCCTGAAGCGGAGGAAGGCCCTCCGGCAGAAGAAGAAGCGGTAG